The DNA region CCGCCTCGGCCCGCTGCGCCCGGACGGCGTCGAGCCGCGCGCGGTCCTCCGACAGGGGCGGCGCGGTCCGGTCGAGCCCGGACAGCAGCGGGTCCGCTAGGCCGGCGCGGGCGTCGGACAGCCGGAAGAACGCCCAGGCCCCCTCGCGGTGACGCTCGACCAGGCCGGCCTCGACCAGGAGCTTCAGGTGGCGGGAGATCCGCGGCTGGGACTGGCCGAGGATGTCGGTGAGGTCGGAGACCGACAGCTCCCCCTCGACGAGCAGTGCCAGGATGCGCAGGCGCGTCTCCTCTGCGGCGGCACGCAGGACGCCCAGGGCTTCCGGAAAGGGGATCGACCCCGCTTCTTGCCTGCGTTCGATAGACATAAAGATATGTTTATGTCCGTTTCGACGCGGGCGCAAGCACGATCTTGATCTGGCCCGCGACCGATCGAGACGGCTTTGCCGAACCGTTGAGACCGAAGCGCGGCGCCCGCGTTGATGGCAGGGCCGCGGATCGCGCGCCCGGGAGGCGTGCATGGCCGAGAGTCCGTTCCCGCAGATCACGCTGGTCCGCCACGGCGAGACTGCCTGGAGCCGGTCCGGTCAGCATACCGGGCGCAGCGACATCCCTCTGACGCCGGAGGGCGAGGAAGCGGCGCGCGCCCTCGCCCCGCGCCTGGCGGCCCGCGCCTACGCGGAGGTCTGGTCGAGCCCGTCGGGCCGGGCGGCCACGACCTGCGCGCTGGCGGGCTTCGGCGACCGCCGCGCGACCGACCCGGATCTCGCGGAGTGGGATTACGGCGCCTACGAGGGCCGGACCACGAAGGCGATCCTGGCCGAGCGGCCGGACTGGCGGCTGTTCCGCGACGGCTGCCCCGGGGGCGAGACGGCGGCGGATGTCGGTGCCCGGGCGGACCGGGTCATCGCCCGGGCCCGCGCCCGCGACGCCGACCTCATCGTGTTCTCCAGCGCGCATGTCCTGCGCGTGCTCGCCGCGCGCTGGATCGGCCTCGAGCCGCAGGGCGGCGCGCTCCTCGTGCTCGGCACCGCGAGCGTCTCGGTCCTCGGCTACGAGCACGACCGCACCGAACCCGTGCTGCGCGCCTGGAACGGGTAGGCGCTAGCGCAGCCAATACCCGTCGGGCGCCAGCGCCTTGGGCATCGGCTCGCCCAGGGCGTGGTGGACGATGCGGTCCACGGCGCGGACCATGGCGTCGAGGGGGAGGTCGTTGGGCTCGGTGCCGAACGGCTCCTCGAGCTCGTCGCCGAGGGCGTCGAGGCCGAAGAACGTGTAGGCCACGAGCGCGACCACGATCGGGGTCGCCCAGCCGAGGGATCCGGTGAGGCCCACCGGCAGGAGCAGGCAGTAGAGCCACGCGGTCCGGTACACGAGCAGCGTGTAGGCGAAGGGCAGCGGCGTGTTGGCGAGCCGCTCGCAGGCGGTGTGCACGCCCGACAGCGCCTCGATCCGGGCCTCGAGGATGCCGAACTGGATGTCGCTGAGCCGGCCCGCGCGCGTCAGCGCGGCGAGGTCGCGGGTGATGGCGGCCAGGACCGAGTCGGTGGGATTCGGGCCGGACAGGTCCGATCCGGGGCTCGTCCGGTCGACGGCGGCGGCCTCGTCCAGGTCGCGCAGGCGGGCGTGGAGGCCGTGCGCGAAGGCCGACAGGCGCCGGAGCTGGAGCGCGGCCTCCCGCTCGGGCAGGAGGGCCGGGAGGGCGCGGGCGAGGTTGCGCACCTCGCCGATCAGGTTGCCCCAATGCTTCCGGGCCTCCCACCAGCGCTCGTAGCAGGCGTTGTTGCGGAAGCTCAGGAAGATCGAGAGGGCGAGGCCGACCACGGTGAACGGCGTCACACCGGCGCTGACCGGGAACAGCGCGGGCCACCGCGCCTCCGCCCACACCACCGCGCACGAGACCGCCACGATCCCCGCGAGCTTGGGCGCCACCCGCGGCAGGATCGAGCCGCGCAGGGTGAACAGCAGGGTCAGCAGGTTGGGCCGGGTGCGGACGATCATCGGGGCTTCGGCGATGCGGTGCTTCCGTCCTGCCCTGCCCCCTCCGGACCCGCAAGCGACGTCTCTGTGAGCTGTGTCGTGGACCGAGCTCGGACGGGCCTCAGACTGTCTCCGCCTCCCACAGCCACGCCGCGCCGCGCACGCCCGAGGCGTCGCCGTGCAGGCTCGCCCGCACGGGCGTGTCGAAGGCGTCGGAGAAGACGTGGGGGGCGATCGCCGCCGGCAGGCCCGCGATCAGCTCCGGAATGCGCGACAGGCCGCCGCCGATCACGATCACGTCCGGATCGAGGAGGTTCACCACCTGGGCGGCCGCGCGCCCGAGGCGCTCGAGGTGGACGGCGAGCGTCTCCCGCGCCGCCGGGCTACCGGCCCGGGCCTCGGCGACGACCGCCTCGGCGGTGAGGTCGCCGCTGTGCCGCCGCGCGTGGTCCGCCGCCAGCCCGGGACCGGACAGCCAGGTCTCGACGCAGCCCCGGCGGCCGCAATAGCAGGCGGCGCCCGGCCGCTCGTCGTCGCGGGGCGCCGGCAGGGGGCCGTGGCCCCACTCGCCCGCGATGCCGTTGCGGCCCGTGAGCACCCGACCGTCGACGGCGATGCCGGACCCGACGCCGGTGCCCAGGATCACCGCCCAGACCACGCGGGCCCCGGCGCCGGCGCCGTCGATCGCCTCCGACACCGCCAGGCAGTTGGCGTCGTTCTCGATCCGGAGCGGGCGCTCCAGGCGCGCGCCGAGATCGGCCGCGAAGGGGTGTCCGTTGAGCCAGTGCGAGTTGGCGTTGCGCACGAGGCCCGTCGCCGGGGACAGGCTCCCCGGCATGCCGATGCCGACGCTGCAGGGCGCGCCGGCCTCGGCTTCGAGACGCAGGACGAGGTCGGCCACGGCCTCGACGGTGGCCCGGTAGGCGCCCCGCGGGGCGGGCATCCGCGCCTCGGCCAGGGTCGTCCCGTCCCGGCCGAGCACGATCCCGGCGATCTTGGTGCCGCCGAGATCGATGCCGAGGCGCGGGCGACCTTTGTACTCCGCCGCGGG from Methylobacterium sp. NMS14P includes:
- a CDS encoding histidine phosphatase family protein; the protein is MAESPFPQITLVRHGETAWSRSGQHTGRSDIPLTPEGEEAARALAPRLAARAYAEVWSSPSGRAATTCALAGFGDRRATDPDLAEWDYGAYEGRTTKAILAERPDWRLFRDGCPGGETAADVGARADRVIARARARDADLIVFSSAHVLRVLAARWIGLEPQGGALLVLGTASVSVLGYEHDRTEPVLRAWNG
- a CDS encoding bestrophin family protein; amino-acid sequence: MIVRTRPNLLTLLFTLRGSILPRVAPKLAGIVAVSCAVVWAEARWPALFPVSAGVTPFTVVGLALSIFLSFRNNACYERWWEARKHWGNLIGEVRNLARALPALLPEREAALQLRRLSAFAHGLHARLRDLDEAAAVDRTSPGSDLSGPNPTDSVLAAITRDLAALTRAGRLSDIQFGILEARIEALSGVHTACERLANTPLPFAYTLLVYRTAWLYCLLLPVGLTGSLGWATPIVVALVAYTFFGLDALGDELEEPFGTEPNDLPLDAMVRAVDRIVHHALGEPMPKALAPDGYWLR
- a CDS encoding ROK family protein; its protein translation is MGSPAAEYKGRPRLGIDLGGTKIAGIVLGRDGTTLAEARMPAPRGAYRATVEAVADLVLRLEAEAGAPCSVGIGMPGSLSPATGLVRNANSHWLNGHPFAADLGARLERPLRIENDANCLAVSEAIDGAGAGARVVWAVILGTGVGSGIAVDGRVLTGRNGIAGEWGHGPLPAPRDDERPGAACYCGRRGCVETWLSGPGLAADHARRHSGDLTAEAVVAEARAGSPAARETLAVHLERLGRAAAQVVNLLDPDVIVIGGGLSRIPELIAGLPAAIAPHVFSDAFDTPVRASLHGDASGVRGAAWLWEAETV